Proteins co-encoded in one Opitutus terrae PB90-1 genomic window:
- the murB gene encoding UDP-N-acetylmuramate dehydrogenase has product MSDAALPSVFGRSVRRIHCVGAGGMGVAPLAIYLRRLGFTVSGEDDAMMPEVRELLERAGVRVGPMDADCELMVHSSAIAPAHPAFAAARARGLRCVRRGEMLAEVVSGKKFVAVCGSHGKTTTTAMLITALRSAGFPAGYVLGGLFTDGSSPADVGTNEWVVAEVDESDGTIERFVPEITVAVNLDWDHPDHYRDRAELEQTFHHLFARTRGLVLFSAECAVSRRSATELAAMEEHRIEAEITGPNFLSFGTAGDFSGRIVREDGARMTLQLDGRFASRETAVQARGAFNAANATAALAAAQVMGARPGGDALANYPGVRRRQTVLHDDAFTVIEDYAHHPGEIRALLGSLRERLRRKQPAADKRGAVGRLIVVFQPHRFSRTAQFKVDFAQALGAADWLYLLDVYGAGEAPRTGGMTADVAAAAGRQNPMLPIDYQPGADRRWFDALDRQVRPGDLVAFVGAGDIDRKARAWIERRTRKPRRAGDWDAVLTKLQRVVSAETSLRRDELLGPKTTMRVGGPARIYAEPASVADLQALLRTATAVPVEVFILGRGSNLLVPDEGVEGLVISLAHEAWAQFEVRPDGRIWVGAGLRLKNLCGLAAKAGLSGFEFLEGIPGNVGGALRMNAGAMGGWMFDVVDELQLMTMAGEVQSLPRTALKVTYRHCPELERAIGLGALLRRPAYANAEVVNQQIAAYRTKRQATQPREPSAGCIFKNPPGTSAGRLIDESGLKGTRVGDAEVSPVHANFIINRGHATAAEVLELVRRVRARVKEVKGINLEPEVLLYGKLWEDVL; this is encoded by the coding sequence ATGAGCGACGCTGCGCTGCCTTCCGTCTTCGGCCGCAGCGTGCGGAGAATCCACTGCGTTGGCGCGGGCGGCATGGGCGTGGCACCGCTGGCGATTTATCTGCGCCGGCTCGGCTTCACCGTCAGCGGTGAGGACGACGCGATGATGCCCGAGGTGCGCGAGTTGCTGGAGCGCGCCGGAGTGCGGGTGGGTCCGATGGACGCGGATTGCGAACTGATGGTGCATTCGTCGGCGATCGCGCCGGCGCATCCGGCGTTCGCGGCGGCCCGGGCGCGCGGACTGCGCTGCGTGCGCCGCGGCGAGATGCTGGCAGAGGTGGTGAGCGGGAAGAAGTTCGTGGCGGTGTGCGGGTCGCACGGCAAAACCACGACGACCGCGATGTTGATCACGGCGCTGCGCAGCGCGGGCTTTCCCGCGGGCTACGTGTTGGGCGGACTTTTCACCGACGGCAGCTCACCGGCGGACGTCGGCACGAACGAATGGGTCGTGGCCGAAGTGGACGAAAGCGACGGGACGATCGAGCGCTTCGTGCCAGAAATCACGGTCGCCGTGAATCTCGACTGGGACCATCCGGATCACTATCGCGATCGGGCCGAGCTGGAGCAGACTTTCCATCATTTGTTCGCGCGGACCCGCGGGCTGGTTTTGTTCAGCGCGGAGTGCGCGGTCAGTCGGCGGAGCGCGACGGAACTGGCGGCGATGGAGGAACACCGGATCGAGGCGGAGATCACCGGGCCGAATTTTCTGAGTTTCGGGACCGCGGGAGATTTTTCCGGACGGATCGTGCGCGAAGACGGCGCGCGGATGACGCTGCAGCTGGACGGTCGCTTCGCCAGTCGCGAGACCGCCGTGCAGGCACGCGGGGCGTTCAACGCGGCGAACGCGACGGCGGCGCTGGCGGCTGCGCAGGTGATGGGTGCGCGCCCCGGCGGCGACGCGCTGGCCAATTATCCGGGCGTGCGTCGGCGGCAGACCGTGTTGCACGACGACGCGTTTACGGTGATTGAGGATTACGCGCATCATCCGGGGGAGATTCGCGCGTTGCTCGGCAGCCTGCGCGAACGGTTGCGGCGTAAGCAGCCCGCGGCGGACAAGCGCGGCGCGGTCGGCCGGTTGATCGTGGTCTTTCAACCGCATCGGTTCAGTCGCACGGCGCAGTTCAAGGTGGATTTCGCGCAGGCGCTCGGCGCCGCGGACTGGCTCTACCTGCTCGACGTTTACGGCGCGGGCGAGGCACCGAGGACCGGTGGCATGACGGCGGACGTGGCGGCGGCGGCGGGACGGCAGAACCCAATGCTGCCGATCGACTATCAGCCCGGCGCCGATCGCCGGTGGTTCGATGCGCTCGATCGCCAAGTGCGGCCGGGCGACCTGGTGGCCTTCGTCGGCGCGGGAGACATCGATCGCAAAGCGCGGGCCTGGATCGAGCGCCGGACCCGCAAACCGCGCAGGGCGGGCGATTGGGACGCCGTGCTGACGAAACTGCAGCGCGTGGTGTCGGCCGAAACGAGCCTGCGACGCGACGAGTTGCTCGGCCCGAAGACGACGATGCGCGTCGGCGGACCGGCGCGGATTTATGCCGAGCCGGCGAGCGTCGCGGATCTGCAGGCGTTGTTGCGCACGGCAACTGCCGTGCCGGTCGAGGTGTTCATCCTCGGTCGCGGATCCAATCTGCTGGTCCCGGACGAGGGCGTGGAAGGGCTGGTGATCTCGCTCGCGCACGAGGCTTGGGCGCAGTTCGAGGTGCGGCCAGACGGAAGGATCTGGGTCGGCGCGGGACTTCGACTGAAAAATCTGTGCGGACTCGCAGCCAAGGCGGGGTTGAGCGGATTCGAATTTCTCGAGGGCATTCCCGGCAATGTGGGCGGCGCGCTGCGAATGAACGCGGGCGCGATGGGCGGCTGGATGTTCGACGTCGTCGACGAGCTGCAACTGATGACGATGGCAGGCGAGGTACAGTCGCTGCCGCGTACCGCGCTGAAGGTGACGTATCGTCATTGCCCGGAGCTGGAGCGGGCGATCGGGTTGGGGGCGTTGTTGCGCCGGCCGGCTTACGCGAACGCGGAAGTGGTGAATCAGCAGATCGCGGCTTACCGCACGAAGCGGCAGGCGACGCAGCCGCGCGAACCGAGCGCGGGATGCATTTTCAAAAACCCCCCGGGGACGTCCGCTGGCCGGTTGATCGACGAAAGCGGGTTGAAGGGTACGCGCGTCGGCGACGCCGAAGTGTCGCCGGTCCACGCGAACTTCATCATCAACCGCGGCCACGCGACGGCGGCCGAAGTGCTCGAGCTGGTCCGGCGGGTGCGCGCTCGGGTGAAGGAGGTCAAGGGCATCAACCTCGAGCCCGAGGTGCTGCTTTACGGCAAATTGTGGGAGGATGTGCTGTGA
- the mraY gene encoding phospho-N-acetylmuramoyl-pentapeptide-transferase, with amino-acid sequence MLSHLADLQDYFGPLRLLRYITVRTLLAAVTSLTIGFVIAPWLIAKFRELKLGHGYIDDRTGALGATYFDKKNTPTMGGLIIFLSVFTSAALWAAPNIWVFVSLFVYAALTIPGWRDDYLKVVHKNRNGISSWEKIGWQSLATVVALGLLLWHPASAQKIREFWVPFVKYPLIPHMHWAVLLVLIYLWIVGFSNAINLTDGLDGLAIGCTIPVALVFGIMAYVADHVFLSQYLLTSHVPGTGELAVICGALIGGCMAFLWYNCHPAEVFMGDTGSLALGGLIGVMAFMIHQPLTLVIVGGVFVAEMLSVVVQVGVFKITKRRSGVGRRFFLMAPVHHHFQKKGWPETKVVLRFWVLSLGCALAGLATLKLR; translated from the coding sequence ATGCTGAGCCACCTCGCAGACCTGCAGGACTATTTCGGACCGCTTCGGCTGCTGCGGTATATCACCGTGCGCACGCTGCTGGCGGCGGTCACGAGCCTGACGATCGGATTCGTGATCGCGCCGTGGCTGATCGCGAAGTTTCGCGAGCTGAAGCTGGGCCACGGCTACATCGACGATCGCACGGGTGCGCTCGGCGCCACTTATTTTGACAAGAAGAACACGCCCACCATGGGCGGGCTGATCATTTTCCTCTCGGTGTTCACGAGCGCGGCGCTCTGGGCGGCACCGAACATCTGGGTGTTCGTGAGCCTGTTCGTCTACGCCGCGCTCACGATTCCGGGCTGGCGCGACGACTACCTGAAGGTCGTCCACAAGAACCGCAACGGCATCTCGTCGTGGGAGAAGATCGGCTGGCAGTCGCTGGCGACGGTGGTCGCGCTGGGCCTGCTGCTGTGGCATCCGGCGAGCGCACAGAAGATTCGTGAGTTCTGGGTGCCGTTCGTGAAATACCCGCTGATCCCGCACATGCACTGGGCGGTGCTGCTGGTGCTGATTTACCTTTGGATCGTCGGCTTTAGCAACGCGATCAATTTGACCGACGGGCTCGATGGACTCGCGATCGGCTGCACCATTCCGGTGGCGCTGGTCTTCGGCATCATGGCCTATGTCGCCGACCATGTGTTTCTCTCGCAGTACCTGCTGACCAGCCACGTCCCGGGCACCGGCGAACTGGCGGTGATCTGCGGCGCGCTGATCGGCGGCTGCATGGCGTTTCTCTGGTATAACTGCCACCCGGCCGAGGTGTTCATGGGCGACACGGGTTCGCTCGCGCTCGGCGGACTCATCGGCGTGATGGCATTCATGATCCACCAGCCGCTGACGCTGGTGATCGTGGGCGGCGTCTTCGTGGCCGAGATGCTCTCGGTCGTGGTGCAGGTGGGGGTGTTCAAAATCACCAAGCGGCGAAGCGGGGTCGGGCGGCGGTTCTTCCTCATGGCGCCGGTTCATCACCATTTTCAAAAAAAGGGCTGGCCCGAGACGAAGGTCGTGCTGCGGTTCTGGGTGCTGTCGCTCGGCTGCGCGCTGGCGGGTCTGGCGACGTTGAAACTGCGCTGA
- a CDS encoding D-alanine--D-alanine ligase family protein — MDSPVIAVFSGGTSSEREVSLGSGQACAAALEKSFRVERFQIDADALPAGLDPQRHVVFSTLHGTFGEDGGMQRLLDAAGMHYAGCDAVSSALTMDKTLTKETAAAKGIKVIPGVTFPAAKKPRPEQVIEQFGERVVVKPNAEGSSVGLNLVGSREELTRVLDVIQNGRWIIERRIFGRELAVGVLNGRAMGVVEIRPKSGVYDYASKYTKGMTNYLAPAPLDAALTQKIQAAAQTAFAACGCRDYARVDFILGDDHELYLLEINTLPGMKETSLLPMSARCEGIDFTALVKAMVTPAVQRFHAARASRNP, encoded by the coding sequence ATGGATTCACCTGTCATCGCCGTTTTCAGTGGCGGCACTTCCTCCGAACGCGAAGTCTCGCTCGGCTCCGGTCAGGCGTGTGCGGCGGCGCTCGAGAAATCGTTCCGCGTTGAACGATTCCAAATCGACGCGGACGCACTGCCGGCGGGACTCGATCCGCAGCGGCATGTGGTTTTTTCGACGCTGCACGGCACGTTCGGTGAGGATGGCGGGATGCAGCGGCTGCTCGACGCGGCGGGCATGCACTATGCGGGCTGCGATGCGGTCAGCAGCGCGCTGACGATGGACAAGACGCTGACGAAAGAGACGGCGGCGGCGAAGGGGATTAAGGTCATTCCCGGCGTGACGTTTCCGGCGGCGAAGAAACCCCGGCCTGAGCAGGTGATCGAACAGTTTGGCGAGCGGGTGGTGGTGAAGCCAAACGCGGAAGGCAGCAGCGTCGGTTTGAACCTGGTGGGCTCGCGCGAGGAGCTCACGCGCGTGCTCGACGTAATCCAGAACGGTCGCTGGATCATCGAGCGGCGGATCTTCGGACGCGAACTCGCAGTGGGCGTGCTGAACGGTCGGGCGATGGGCGTGGTGGAGATCCGACCGAAATCCGGCGTCTATGACTACGCCAGCAAGTACACGAAGGGGATGACGAACTATCTCGCGCCGGCACCGCTGGACGCGGCGCTGACGCAGAAAATTCAGGCGGCGGCGCAAACGGCGTTCGCGGCGTGCGGTTGCCGCGATTATGCGCGTGTGGATTTCATCCTCGGCGATGATCACGAGCTTTATTTGCTGGAAATAAACACCCTCCCCGGCATGAAGGAAACGAGCCTGCTGCCGATGAGCGCTCGCTGCGAGGGGATCGATTTTACGGCCTTGGTGAAGGCAATGGTCACGCCCGCGGTGCAGCGTTTTCACGCGGCGCGGGCGTCGCGAAATCCGTGA
- a CDS encoding FtsW/RodA/SpoVE family cell cycle protein, with the protein MAVIFICALGLTFLGLTILFSASVAFKQGPYFYLTKQLVGVGTAAVFCLVVSRLDLDYLRRYAWIIAGVFLVLLVLVLIPHVGVWRGGARRWLGIGSAVVQVSEFAKLAMVFALSHYLALHQTRIGEFKLGFVYPVALIGVFALLVQQEPDFGTAALIMAVGLVLLFLAGARWRYIMPAILAVAGLFTVAVMLNPNRLRRFLAFLDVEGNKQGGTYQLYQSLAAFAAGGVDGAGLGQGRQQLNFLPEAHTDMIFAVVGEELGLWFTLGVVALFLIIFVAGLLHLRRAPNLFQYLLVTGCLLLICLQAIINVGVVTGVLPTKGMSLPFISAGLSNLLLMGLILGIFLNTQRTWGRAALNSRARTMQEVLA; encoded by the coding sequence GTGGCGGTGATCTTCATCTGTGCGCTCGGTCTGACGTTTCTCGGGCTGACGATCCTGTTCAGCGCGAGCGTGGCGTTCAAGCAGGGGCCGTATTTCTATCTGACGAAGCAGTTGGTGGGCGTGGGCACGGCGGCGGTCTTTTGCCTCGTGGTCAGCCGGCTCGATCTCGACTACCTGCGACGCTACGCGTGGATCATCGCTGGAGTTTTTCTCGTCCTGCTCGTGCTGGTGTTGATTCCGCACGTCGGCGTCTGGCGCGGGGGCGCGCGTCGCTGGCTCGGTATCGGCTCGGCCGTCGTGCAGGTGTCGGAGTTCGCGAAACTCGCGATGGTGTTTGCACTGTCGCACTACCTGGCGCTGCACCAGACGCGCATCGGCGAGTTCAAGCTCGGGTTTGTGTACCCGGTCGCGTTGATCGGCGTGTTCGCGCTGCTCGTGCAACAGGAGCCGGATTTCGGCACGGCGGCACTGATCATGGCGGTTGGGCTCGTGTTGCTTTTCCTCGCAGGTGCTCGTTGGCGCTACATCATGCCGGCGATCCTCGCGGTGGCAGGTTTGTTCACCGTGGCGGTGATGCTGAATCCAAACCGGCTGCGGCGGTTCCTGGCGTTTCTCGACGTGGAAGGAAACAAGCAGGGCGGAACCTATCAGCTCTACCAATCGCTCGCGGCGTTCGCGGCGGGCGGCGTCGACGGCGCGGGGCTCGGCCAGGGGCGGCAGCAGCTCAACTTCCTGCCGGAGGCGCACACGGACATGATCTTCGCGGTCGTCGGCGAGGAACTCGGGCTCTGGTTTACGCTCGGTGTCGTCGCGCTGTTCCTGATCATTTTTGTCGCCGGGTTGCTGCACCTCCGCCGCGCGCCGAATCTTTTCCAGTATCTGCTGGTCACCGGTTGTCTGCTGCTGATCTGCCTGCAGGCGATCATCAACGTGGGTGTCGTCACCGGGGTGCTGCCGACCAAGGGCATGTCGCTGCCGTTCATCAGCGCGGGACTTTCCAACCTGCTCTTGATGGGGCTGATCCTCGGGATCTTTCTGAACACCCAGCGCACCTGGGGCCGCGCGGCGCTGAACAGCCGGGCACGCACGATGCAGGAGGTGCTGGCATGA
- a CDS encoding UDP-N-acetylglucosamine--N-acetylmuramyl-(pentapeptide) pyrophosphoryl-undecaprenol N-acetylglucosamine transferase → MSTFLISCGGTGGHLSPGIALAEGLQARGHSVRLLISHKKVDARLIAKYPRLDFTRVPGTGFSLHPVRLARFIGTQSRGLWFCRGLVRAARPAGVVAFGGFTSAGVVLAARWRGVPVALHEANRVPGRAIRVLSRFANRVYLPPGVRLASAPPGAVRPMGLPVRQEIRRVSQTDARARFGFAVGQKLLVVFGGSQGATVLNDWVRREMPALAAEGVQVCCVTGLGKGSDETVELRTHAGQPVRIQFLTFCDCVPELLSAADLVLSRAGAGTIAELVRCETPAILVPFPQAADDHQRANAAFFERQGGGVVVEQTMMHSVRAEVLDVIFDEELLRKFRGNLQRMDRANSLELMLNDLEEMTRTHGASGSPGTATAVVT, encoded by the coding sequence ATGAGCACGTTCCTGATCTCCTGTGGCGGCACCGGTGGACATCTTTCGCCGGGCATCGCGCTGGCCGAGGGGTTGCAGGCACGCGGGCATTCGGTCCGGCTGCTGATCAGCCACAAGAAAGTCGACGCACGGCTGATCGCCAAGTATCCGCGGCTCGACTTCACGCGCGTGCCGGGGACCGGCTTCTCGCTGCATCCAGTCCGATTGGCGCGGTTCATCGGCACGCAGTCGCGTGGATTGTGGTTTTGCCGGGGGCTGGTGCGTGCAGCGCGACCGGCGGGCGTGGTGGCCTTCGGCGGTTTTACATCGGCGGGCGTGGTGCTCGCGGCGCGGTGGCGCGGCGTGCCCGTGGCGCTGCACGAGGCGAATCGCGTGCCGGGCCGGGCCATTCGCGTGCTGAGCCGGTTCGCCAACCGCGTCTATCTGCCGCCGGGCGTCCGGCTGGCGTCCGCGCCGCCCGGCGCCGTGCGACCGATGGGACTGCCCGTCCGGCAGGAAATTCGGCGCGTGTCACAAACCGACGCGCGGGCGCGATTCGGTTTTGCCGTCGGACAAAAGCTGCTGGTCGTGTTCGGCGGCAGCCAGGGTGCCACGGTGCTGAACGACTGGGTCCGGCGCGAAATGCCGGCACTGGCAGCCGAAGGCGTGCAGGTGTGCTGCGTGACGGGGCTGGGCAAGGGCAGCGATGAAACCGTCGAACTCCGGACGCATGCGGGGCAGCCGGTCCGCATTCAATTCCTGACGTTCTGCGATTGCGTGCCGGAACTGCTCTCGGCGGCGGACCTGGTTTTGTCGCGCGCCGGAGCCGGCACGATCGCCGAACTGGTGCGCTGCGAAACGCCCGCAATCCTGGTGCCCTTCCCGCAGGCCGCGGACGATCACCAGCGGGCGAACGCGGCGTTCTTCGAGCGGCAAGGCGGCGGAGTGGTCGTCGAGCAGACGATGATGCACAGCGTGCGCGCCGAGGTGCTGGACGTGATTTTCGACGAGGAACTATTGCGGAAATTCCGCGGCAACCTGCAACGGATGGATCGTGCCAACTCGCTCGAGTTGATGCTGAACGATCTGGAAGAGATGACGCGCACGCATGGGGCGTCGGGGTCGCCGGGTACGGCGACGGCGGTGGTGACATGA
- the murD gene encoding UDP-N-acetylmuramoyl-L-alanine--D-glutamate ligase produces the protein MPLTAPDSLAPSLAHPVAIFGGGVSGVGACALLAELGAAGVIYDAKGTEFTAKAASLHRLVIFSPGFPPEHPWLVLARQAGCECLAELDLASVFWRGTVIAVTGTNGKTTLTEFLTHALRSIGRDARSVGNVGHSFAQAVAESNGGTSEQIAVCEVSSFQAETLKHFRASATLWTNIAEDHLERHPGLESYFNAKWNLVLHTRVPATGTAHPLPFVGARGGGVFAGSSVRRFAERYGRPLTGIEWVATEHQPTNPRLAGTVFADYPQRENYLLAEAWWRAAGLPVEQLELAAKRFDLGRHRLALVVERDGATYWNDSKATNFHAVEAALERFTTPVVLIAGGKAKGGDLAGFVHRIAPRVAHVVLIGETSEELAFHCAAFRVAHTRCSTLEDAVRRAAELAEPGDHVLLSPGFASFDMFRSYADRGEQFEQLARNLGDAPKF, from the coding sequence ATGCCGTTGACCGCTCCAGACTCTCTCGCGCCCAGCCTCGCGCACCCGGTCGCCATCTTCGGCGGCGGCGTGAGTGGGGTGGGGGCGTGCGCGCTGCTCGCGGAACTGGGCGCGGCCGGAGTGATCTACGACGCGAAGGGGACCGAGTTCACCGCGAAAGCGGCGAGCCTGCACCGGCTCGTGATTTTCTCGCCGGGTTTTCCGCCCGAACATCCGTGGCTGGTGCTGGCGCGCCAGGCTGGGTGCGAATGTCTCGCCGAGCTCGATCTCGCCTCGGTGTTCTGGCGCGGCACAGTCATCGCCGTCACCGGCACCAACGGCAAAACCACGCTGACGGAATTTCTTACTCACGCGCTGCGTTCGATCGGCCGCGACGCCCGTTCCGTCGGGAACGTCGGTCATTCGTTCGCGCAGGCGGTGGCGGAATCGAATGGCGGCACCTCCGAGCAGATCGCCGTCTGCGAGGTAAGCTCGTTCCAAGCGGAGACGCTCAAGCACTTCCGCGCGAGCGCGACGCTCTGGACGAACATTGCCGAAGATCACCTGGAACGGCACCCGGGCCTGGAGAGCTATTTCAACGCGAAGTGGAACCTGGTGTTGCACACGCGCGTGCCGGCGACCGGCACGGCGCATCCGCTGCCGTTCGTCGGTGCGCGCGGCGGCGGCGTGTTCGCGGGGTCCTCGGTGCGGCGGTTCGCCGAACGGTATGGACGGCCGCTCACCGGCATCGAGTGGGTGGCGACGGAGCATCAGCCGACCAACCCGCGGCTCGCGGGCACCGTGTTCGCCGACTATCCGCAGCGCGAAAACTATTTGCTCGCCGAAGCGTGGTGGCGCGCCGCGGGACTGCCGGTGGAACAACTCGAACTCGCCGCGAAACGCTTCGATCTCGGGCGGCACCGGCTCGCCCTCGTCGTGGAACGCGATGGCGCCACCTACTGGAATGACTCGAAGGCCACCAACTTCCACGCGGTCGAGGCCGCGCTCGAGCGGTTCACGACGCCGGTGGTTCTCATCGCGGGCGGCAAGGCGAAGGGCGGCGATCTCGCGGGCTTCGTGCATCGGATCGCGCCGCGGGTCGCGCACGTCGTGCTCATCGGCGAAACGAGCGAGGAGCTGGCGTTTCACTGCGCGGCGTTTCGCGTCGCGCACACACGCTGCAGCACGCTCGAGGACGCGGTCCGCCGCGCGGCCGAACTCGCCGAACCCGGCGATCACGTGCTGCTCAGCCCGGGGTTCGCGAGCTTCGACATGTTCCGCAGCTACGCGGATCGCGGCGAGCAGTTCGAACAACTTGCGCGCAACCTCGGCGACGCACCCAAATTTTGA
- a CDS encoding UDP-N-acetylmuramoyl-tripeptide--D-alanyl-D-alanine ligase — protein sequence MPSFSPAQLASWTGGRWTAQPVSSLLAFAIDSRQLRRGDVFVAIKSEQRDGHAFLGAAEAAGASAALVSTPDPALALPQLVVADPLRAFQAIAREHRRLFRGPVVGISGSAGKTSTKNLLALLLETAAASSDAHAGQVLATEGNLNNHLGVPLTLTLLDPAVHRFAVVEAGISAPGEMAPLAEMIQPDVALITLVAAAHTEELGGLAGVAKEKAVLPAAVPPTGIAIFPKHCTEFAAFRELDVQQMVVERADVIRPAQPPRDKVFFTVSHRDEHTVVALAYGPPPPLTFTLRRVSDGMAQNAALAICAALWLGVPAESIQQRLAQWQPAKLRGELRRENGRWLYLDCYNANPASMTDALEAFYGMAPTAEPRLFVLGGMEELGREAAGYHHELGRALRLRAGDQAVVIGEHAPAVRAGALAAGTAPDQVRVAESLEPIAVQVAAWRGAVFVKGSRRYALEKVLATKPEETQR from the coding sequence ATGCCCAGCTTTTCTCCAGCTCAACTTGCTTCGTGGACCGGCGGTCGATGGACGGCGCAGCCGGTCTCGTCGCTTCTGGCCTTCGCCATCGACAGCCGGCAACTGCGGCGCGGCGACGTTTTTGTTGCCATCAAGTCGGAGCAGCGTGACGGACATGCGTTCCTCGGTGCGGCCGAGGCAGCGGGGGCGAGTGCCGCGTTGGTGAGCACGCCCGATCCGGCGCTGGCGCTGCCGCAACTGGTGGTGGCCGATCCGCTCCGCGCCTTTCAGGCGATCGCGCGCGAGCACCGCCGGCTGTTTCGCGGTCCCGTGGTCGGCATTTCCGGCAGCGCGGGTAAGACCTCGACGAAGAACCTGCTCGCGTTGCTGCTGGAAACTGCTGCGGCGAGTTCCGACGCGCACGCGGGACAGGTGCTCGCGACGGAGGGCAATCTGAACAATCACCTCGGCGTGCCACTCACGTTGACGCTGCTCGATCCGGCGGTGCACCGGTTCGCCGTGGTGGAGGCGGGAATCAGTGCGCCGGGTGAAATGGCGCCCCTGGCGGAAATGATCCAGCCGGACGTGGCGTTGATCACGCTCGTGGCGGCGGCGCACACTGAGGAACTCGGCGGACTCGCAGGCGTGGCCAAAGAGAAGGCAGTGCTACCGGCCGCGGTGCCGCCGACGGGTATCGCGATTTTCCCGAAACACTGCACCGAGTTCGCCGCGTTTCGCGAACTCGACGTGCAGCAGATGGTCGTGGAACGCGCCGATGTCATCCGGCCGGCGCAGCCGCCGCGCGACAAGGTGTTCTTTACCGTCTCGCATCGCGACGAGCACACGGTGGTGGCGCTGGCCTACGGTCCGCCGCCGCCGCTCACGTTTACGCTCCGCCGGGTCAGTGATGGCATGGCGCAGAACGCCGCGCTCGCGATCTGCGCGGCGCTGTGGCTCGGCGTGCCCGCCGAGAGCATCCAACAGCGGCTCGCGCAATGGCAGCCGGCGAAGCTGCGCGGCGAGTTGCGCCGGGAGAACGGTCGCTGGCTGTACCTTGACTGCTACAATGCCAATCCCGCCTCGATGACGGATGCGCTCGAAGCCTTCTATGGCATGGCGCCGACGGCGGAGCCGCGGCTGTTCGTCTTGGGCGGCATGGAAGAACTCGGCCGCGAGGCGGCCGGTTATCATCACGAACTGGGTCGCGCGTTGCGGCTGCGCGCCGGGGACCAGGCGGTGGTGATCGGCGAACACGCGCCGGCGGTGCGGGCGGGCGCGCTCGCAGCGGGCACGGCTCCCGACCAGGTCCGCGTGGCGGAATCGCTCGAGCCGATCGCGGTGCAGGTCGCCGCGTGGCGCGGCGCGGTATTCGTGAAAGGCAGCCGGCGCTACGCGCTCGAAAAAGTTTTGGCGACGAAACCTGAGGAGACCCAGCGATGA
- a CDS encoding LysM peptidoglycan-binding domain-containing protein, translated as MKILKIFGVVVGVHVFALILIFANPGCSSAKRPTRDASETVIASGGDTSAMVAPVAATSESPVSLAPPPSFDPNAPATAVVRFTPTRPGTPTAAALEAAPVADVTPATTYTVVRGDSLWTIAKKHHSSVGEIAAANNLRTSATVRVGQKLIIPAKSVAGSAQFQPAESTPVVAATPTAPRASGEAVKHIVRPGETLGAIARKYQVKVGDIATANAISDPARIRPGMELTIPGWQAPTSRATRATPSTATSRPAAQEPTATPATQPATTESVPTIVIPAPEQDLDAGLRDKQGDAPVIPVEEK; from the coding sequence ATGAAAATTCTGAAGATCTTCGGCGTCGTCGTGGGCGTCCACGTCTTTGCCTTGATTCTGATTTTCGCCAATCCGGGTTGCAGTTCCGCCAAGCGGCCGACGCGTGACGCCTCTGAGACCGTGATCGCCAGCGGTGGCGATACCAGCGCGATGGTCGCGCCGGTGGCCGCGACCAGCGAGTCGCCGGTCAGCCTCGCGCCGCCGCCCTCGTTCGATCCGAATGCGCCCGCGACTGCGGTGGTGCGTTTCACGCCGACGCGTCCCGGCACGCCGACCGCCGCCGCGCTCGAAGCCGCGCCGGTTGCGGACGTCACGCCGGCGACGACGTACACCGTCGTGCGCGGCGATAGCCTCTGGACGATCGCCAAGAAGCACCACAGCTCGGTCGGTGAAATCGCGGCGGCCAACAATCTCCGCACCAGCGCGACGGTGCGCGTGGGACAGAAGCTGATCATCCCGGCCAAGTCGGTCGCGGGGAGCGCGCAGTTCCAGCCAGCGGAAAGCACGCCGGTCGTCGCCGCGACACCGACGGCGCCGCGGGCTTCGGGCGAAGCAGTCAAGCACATCGTGCGGCCGGGCGAAACGCTCGGCGCCATCGCGCGGAAATATCAGGTGAAGGTCGGCGACATCGCCACCGCGAACGCCATTTCGGATCCGGCGCGGATCCGGCCCGGCATGGAGTTGACCATCCCGGGCTGGCAGGCGCCGACGAGCCGCGCGACGCGCGCGACGCCGAGCACTGCCACATCGCGCCCGGCGGCCCAGGAACCCACGGCGACGCCCGCGACCCAACCCGCGACCACGGAGTCGGTGCCGACGATCGTCATCCCCGCCCCGGAACAGGATCTCGATGCTGGGTTGCGCGACAAGCAAGGCGATGCGCCGGTGATTCCGGTGGAGGAAAAGTGA